The Caulifigura coniformis genome includes a region encoding these proteins:
- a CDS encoding glycosyltransferase family 4 protein — protein MRVLLLCNSFGKGWAATAHLAAELAEGLADGGDAVEVLSSNATAQHEVRNNGGTVTVHKCNSFMNSGRLQRHLRELCLLMYFCGWALKCRARFDAVICLDSPRFCALAALIIRRRTGARCVAWVMDLPSEQVSRHQAGRAIASRISGLMHGLNMKLLRRMDALVTLGRCMADVLVRGGAAREKVHLIRTWADDEWSALRIDSEAARRKFGLRERVTIMYSGYAGQWHDFRTLCEAIRPFLQDETVQFVFAVSGPGLGEVQRLVEETSAKNVVLHDRVDRRDLPTFLACGDVHLASLAREMLGTCSPSKIYPVMVLGRPVAFLGPLASQAAMDVQRTGGGIAAETAEDLCHQLRLLVSDREARLAMGERAREAYLKDFSQSAGVAAWRAVLAASNCQPDHHSRDSC, from the coding sequence ATGCGAGTCCTTCTTCTCTGTAATTCCTTTGGCAAAGGCTGGGCGGCGACGGCCCACCTGGCGGCCGAACTGGCGGAGGGCCTGGCCGACGGCGGCGATGCCGTGGAAGTGCTCTCGAGCAACGCCACGGCCCAGCACGAGGTCCGGAACAACGGCGGAACGGTCACCGTTCACAAGTGCAATTCGTTCATGAACTCGGGGCGGCTGCAACGTCATCTTCGAGAATTGTGCCTGCTGATGTACTTCTGCGGATGGGCGCTGAAATGCAGGGCCAGATTCGACGCGGTGATCTGCCTCGACAGCCCGCGTTTCTGTGCCCTGGCCGCGCTCATCATCCGCCGGAGAACCGGAGCGCGATGCGTCGCCTGGGTAATGGATCTCCCGTCTGAACAGGTGAGCCGCCATCAGGCTGGACGTGCGATTGCAAGCCGGATCTCTGGACTGATGCATGGCCTCAATATGAAGTTACTGCGCCGAATGGATGCGCTGGTGACGTTAGGGCGATGCATGGCGGATGTGCTCGTTCGCGGGGGCGCGGCGCGTGAGAAGGTGCATCTCATCAGGACATGGGCGGATGACGAATGGTCGGCCCTGAGAATCGATTCCGAAGCGGCGAGGCGAAAGTTCGGGCTGCGGGAACGGGTGACGATCATGTACTCGGGCTATGCCGGCCAGTGGCATGACTTCCGCACGCTGTGTGAAGCGATTCGTCCATTCCTCCAAGATGAAACCGTGCAGTTCGTGTTCGCCGTCTCCGGACCGGGCCTTGGCGAAGTGCAACGCCTGGTGGAGGAGACATCCGCCAAGAATGTCGTGCTTCACGACCGCGTTGACCGCCGAGACCTCCCGACCTTTCTTGCCTGCGGGGATGTCCACCTCGCCTCGCTCGCTCGGGAGATGCTGGGCACCTGCAGTCCATCAAAGATCTATCCCGTGATGGTTCTGGGGAGGCCGGTCGCGTTTCTCGGCCCCCTGGCGAGCCAGGCGGCAATGGATGTTCAGAGGACGGGCGGGGGCATCGCCGCGGAGACGGCGGAGGACCTGTGCCATCAACTGCGACTGCTTGTCTCGGATCGGGAAGCCCGGCTCGCGATGGGCGAACGGGCACGGGAAGCATATTTGAAGGACTTCAGTCAATCCGCCGGCGTGGCAGCGTGGCGAGCGGTGCTGGCCGCGTCGAACTGCCAACCGGATCATCACTCGAGGGATTCATGTTAA
- a CDS encoding glycosyltransferase, which yields MQILIVAPDMHPRTGGPPRVVIGHAVALAGRGHSPTVVAMIDGEEEQEVRQFWSESVRRAGGSDLPLKLFKRVRPRAAGFSPDFNRFIDQHVREFDVLHVHGVWEHCLAYAGRKAAAAGIPWLFTPHGMLDRWSRRRSKWKKRIASLVFRTLATFSRANGVHFLNELERGETSDMSLSGTPFVIGNGVFLETADKGSGGRAEQRTMHPQLAGGGEIILFHSRLHPKKGIVKLLEGFARVRPQFPGARLLVASIKQDLAYEKVVRDRAAEPDVSGSVVIEATSSGAHSFDPFAGVEIFALTSFEEGFSMAIIEAMLKGLPVLISGPCHMPIVEEIGCGVIVDPTEEGVAEGLRRLLSLTGEERKEMGARGATWVKQNCTWDSIAERLEAAYWQMSSSGQIVAKTRA from the coding sequence ATGCAGATTCTGATCGTTGCTCCCGACATGCATCCGAGAACCGGCGGGCCCCCGCGCGTGGTGATCGGACATGCCGTGGCCCTGGCAGGCCGCGGTCATTCTCCGACTGTCGTGGCGATGATTGACGGGGAGGAAGAACAGGAAGTCCGGCAGTTCTGGTCCGAGAGTGTCCGCCGGGCGGGCGGCAGCGACCTCCCGCTAAAATTATTCAAGCGAGTCCGTCCGAGAGCGGCCGGATTCAGTCCTGACTTCAATCGATTCATCGATCAACACGTTCGTGAATTCGACGTGCTGCATGTTCACGGCGTGTGGGAGCACTGCCTGGCGTATGCGGGTCGTAAAGCGGCGGCCGCGGGCATTCCCTGGCTCTTTACCCCGCATGGGATGCTCGACCGGTGGTCTCGGCGACGCTCGAAATGGAAAAAGCGGATCGCATCACTGGTCTTCAGGACGCTCGCGACGTTCTCCCGGGCGAATGGAGTGCACTTCCTGAACGAACTGGAACGAGGAGAGACATCGGACATGTCCCTGTCGGGGACGCCGTTCGTGATTGGAAACGGCGTCTTTCTCGAAACGGCCGACAAGGGCTCGGGGGGGCGGGCGGAACAGCGAACGATGCATCCGCAGCTCGCCGGAGGAGGAGAGATCATCCTGTTTCACAGCCGGCTGCATCCGAAGAAGGGGATTGTGAAGCTGCTCGAAGGCTTTGCCCGCGTTCGCCCACAGTTTCCCGGCGCGCGGCTGCTGGTTGCTTCCATCAAACAGGATCTGGCGTACGAAAAAGTCGTGCGGGATCGGGCCGCGGAGCCGGATGTCTCCGGCTCGGTGGTGATCGAAGCAACATCGTCCGGGGCTCACAGTTTCGATCCATTCGCCGGAGTGGAGATCTTCGCGCTGACGTCGTTTGAAGAAGGCTTCTCGATGGCGATCATCGAGGCGATGCTGAAGGGGTTGCCGGTCCTGATCAGCGGTCCGTGCCACATGCCGATCGTCGAGGAAATCGGCTGCGGAGTGATCGTTGATCCGACGGAGGAGGGGGTTGCAGAGGGGCTGCGCCGATTGCTGTCACTGACCGGTGAGGAGCGGAAAGAAATGGGTGCCCGCGGGGCGACATGGGTGAAGCAAAACTGCACCTGGGACAGCATCGCGGAACGCCTGGAAGCGGCCTACTGGCAGATGTCGAGCTCGGGCCAGATCGTTGCGAAAACACGGGCCTGA
- a CDS encoding glycosyltransferase family 4 protein: MAVNVVVLFYNIGPYHIARLESARRALEAIGGKLAAIQIVATTSEHPWGAVDVPDYVTTLEEFQAGNQPRLSSPRLLTEALDRLRPDAVAVPGWGFDFARQALKWCRKNDVARVLMSESHRDDAPRAWWKERIKSVLWISKFDSALVGGVLHSEYLQSLGMPGEKIFFGYDLVDNEGFAADVDAARGGNLRPTAVSSPYFLASSRFMARKNLGRLIDAFQMARERQGDQFRHQLVILGDGPLRRELESQIERGGLKEVVHLPGFLTRQEIIPWLGFADAFVHPALHEQWGLVVNEAMAAAVPVAVSRNCGCFPELVVEGVTGFGFDPESVSEMADSLCRLSDLGDRRSAMGLEARRHLNEGLPVSRFGEGLVDAVQTALRSTRSKAV; the protein is encoded by the coding sequence GTGGCTGTGAACGTCGTCGTCCTGTTCTACAACATCGGTCCTTACCACATCGCCAGGTTGGAGAGCGCCCGCAGGGCGCTGGAGGCGATCGGGGGAAAGCTGGCGGCGATCCAGATTGTCGCGACGACGTCGGAGCATCCGTGGGGAGCCGTTGACGTTCCCGACTATGTGACGACGCTCGAGGAATTCCAGGCCGGAAACCAGCCGCGACTCAGTTCTCCGCGCCTCCTGACCGAAGCTCTCGATCGGCTGCGGCCTGATGCGGTCGCCGTCCCGGGATGGGGATTCGACTTTGCGCGTCAGGCATTGAAATGGTGCCGCAAAAACGACGTTGCACGGGTGCTGATGAGCGAGAGCCACCGGGACGACGCGCCGCGCGCATGGTGGAAAGAGCGCATCAAGTCCGTCCTGTGGATCAGCAAGTTCGACTCGGCGCTGGTGGGCGGAGTGCTTCATTCGGAGTATCTGCAGTCGCTCGGAATGCCGGGAGAGAAGATCTTTTTCGGATACGATCTCGTCGACAACGAGGGGTTCGCGGCCGACGTCGATGCCGCGCGTGGCGGGAACCTGCGGCCCACCGCGGTGTCCTCCCCCTATTTTCTGGCGTCGAGCCGCTTCATGGCCCGGAAGAACCTGGGACGCCTGATCGACGCGTTCCAGATGGCGCGCGAACGCCAGGGAGACCAGTTTCGCCATCAACTGGTGATCCTGGGAGACGGCCCGCTCCGGCGGGAACTCGAGTCGCAGATTGAGCGGGGCGGGTTGAAGGAGGTCGTTCATCTGCCGGGATTCCTGACGCGGCAGGAAATCATCCCCTGGCTTGGATTCGCGGATGCCTTCGTCCATCCGGCCCTGCATGAGCAGTGGGGGCTCGTCGTGAATGAAGCGATGGCGGCAGCCGTTCCCGTGGCGGTGTCCCGCAACTGCGGCTGCTTTCCAGAACTGGTTGTTGAAGGCGTGACCGGATTCGGCTTTGATCCGGAATCGGTGAGCGAGATGGCCGACAGCCTTTGCAGGCTGAGTGATCTTGGCGACCGGCGAAGCGCCATGGGGCTCGAGGCGCGGCGGCATTTGAATGAGGGGTTGCCGGTGTCGCGTTTCGGCGAGGGGCTCGTCGACGCCGTTCAGACGGCGCTCCGCAGCACTCGGTCAAAGGCCGTTTAA
- a CDS encoding FkbM family methyltransferase has product MSAQRYHWLTRVRPAFLGSFLKRVLRVQRRGVSTAAGEFFIDPASNFGDSLLRDGEYEPQMAETVTSLLSEGDTFVDLGANEGYFTIIAAKRVGPSGEVVCIEPQTRLQGVLHRNITSNGLRNVLVVQRAISDSDGLATLALSPDVNTGSSGLLRATRYSGEEQVVLQSTLKNLFGALRINKVRLIKIDVEGFEYEAILGSKDVFISGVVEHIALELHDDMLERRGRSSADIVQFLETCGYRMNSQCPTMVFSRV; this is encoded by the coding sequence ATGAGCGCACAACGATATCACTGGCTGACGCGGGTTCGGCCGGCGTTCCTAGGTTCCTTTCTCAAGCGGGTGCTGCGTGTCCAGCGGCGGGGCGTGAGCACGGCGGCGGGCGAGTTTTTCATCGACCCCGCGTCGAACTTCGGAGATTCCCTGCTTCGAGACGGCGAGTATGAACCACAGATGGCGGAAACAGTGACGTCACTGCTTTCCGAAGGTGACACGTTTGTCGACCTCGGGGCAAACGAGGGTTACTTCACGATCATCGCCGCGAAGAGAGTTGGGCCATCAGGAGAGGTGGTCTGCATCGAACCCCAGACGCGGCTTCAGGGGGTCTTGCATCGCAACATCACGTCAAACGGGTTGCGCAACGTGCTCGTTGTTCAAAGGGCGATTTCGGACTCGGATGGGTTGGCGACACTGGCACTGAGCCCTGACGTCAATACCGGCAGCTCAGGGCTATTGCGGGCGACGCGGTATTCCGGGGAAGAACAGGTGGTGCTGCAATCGACGCTGAAGAATCTTTTCGGGGCGTTACGGATTAACAAGGTGCGTCTGATCAAGATTGACGTCGAGGGCTTCGAGTATGAGGCCATCCTGGGATCGAAGGACGTGTTCATCAGCGGCGTGGTCGAACACATCGCGCTGGAACTGCACGACGACATGCTTGAACGACGCGGCCGCTCTTCGGCGGACATTGTTCAATTCCTGGAGACGTGCGGATACCGGATGAACTCCCAGTGTCCCACCATGGTGTTCAGTCGCGTCTGA
- a CDS encoding glycosyltransferase family 4 protein — MRPAWSVFQLGAREHYAIPRALLARGVSTRLVTDLWFQGAGRRFLPRSLGDRSHPEISSRTVRSFNGPMLAFEAMSRWQGIRGWPLIEARNKRFGRLASTIDMGEIVFSYSYAALDVFEKARGSSRLVLGQIDPGPFEQDLVEQIHDRHGLARPPRPSPEYWERWNVEHELADVIVVNSEWSRTALVQRGVSSDKIAVIPLAFESKTLTSPPRDAPTRFTQASPLQILFLGQVIARKGVIELLQAARSLRNEPVKWLVVGGGDSTLLEQMAAEPSIDVVGPVARSTTEQFYRRSDVFILPTHSDGFALTQLEAAAFGLPLIVSRHCGDVVVDGVNGLTLGEVSPEAIVQTVKRILDQPALLYEMGEQMRNRRQLRIADLGERLTSSVSPQRVTR; from the coding sequence ATGCGTCCTGCCTGGTCGGTGTTTCAACTCGGGGCACGCGAGCACTACGCCATTCCACGCGCGCTCCTCGCGCGCGGGGTGTCGACGCGGCTGGTGACGGATTTGTGGTTCCAGGGGGCCGGCCGGCGATTCCTGCCTCGCAGCCTGGGTGACCGTTCGCATCCCGAAATCTCCTCCCGCACGGTGCGCAGCTTCAACGGTCCGATGCTGGCCTTCGAGGCGATGAGCCGCTGGCAAGGGATCCGTGGCTGGCCATTGATCGAAGCGAGGAACAAGAGATTCGGGCGGCTGGCCTCAACGATCGACATGGGCGAGATCGTGTTCTCCTACAGCTACGCGGCGCTCGACGTGTTCGAGAAGGCGCGAGGGAGTTCCAGGCTGGTCCTGGGACAGATTGATCCGGGGCCATTTGAGCAGGACCTTGTCGAGCAGATCCATGACCGGCATGGGCTTGCGCGTCCGCCACGGCCCAGCCCGGAGTACTGGGAGCGGTGGAACGTCGAACATGAACTGGCGGATGTGATCGTCGTCAACTCGGAATGGAGCCGGACCGCGCTTGTCCAGCGCGGCGTATCCTCCGACAAGATCGCGGTGATCCCGCTGGCATTTGAAAGCAAGACACTAACATCGCCGCCACGGGATGCCCCAACGCGATTCACCCAGGCGTCGCCGCTTCAAATCCTGTTTCTCGGGCAGGTGATTGCGCGGAAAGGGGTCATCGAGCTACTGCAGGCAGCCCGGAGCTTGCGCAATGAACCCGTGAAATGGCTGGTTGTGGGAGGCGGCGATTCGACACTTCTGGAACAGATGGCGGCTGAACCTTCGATTGACGTTGTCGGACCAGTTGCCCGGAGCACGACCGAACAGTTCTACCGTCGCTCCGATGTCTTCATTCTCCCGACGCATTCGGACGGATTCGCCCTGACCCAGCTGGAAGCCGCGGCCTTCGGCCTTCCCCTGATCGTTTCCCGGCACTGCGGCGACGTCGTCGTCGACGGAGTGAATGGCCTGACGCTCGGAGAGGTGTCTCCTGAAGCGATTGTTCAGACGGTGAAACGCATCCTGGACCAGCCGGCCCTGTTGTACGAAATGGGCGAGCAAATGCGGAACCGGCGACAGCTGCGAATCGCGGACCTGGGCGAGCGACTGACTTCGTCCGTGTCCCCGCAACGGGTGACACGTTGA
- a CDS encoding WcaF family extracellular polysaccharide biosynthesis acetyltransferase, producing the protein MSAPHRDAHPESFLRLGTYEKGSYTPGAGLPRRVLWYLVNEFIFHSGYFPLSSLKRVLLRQFGASIGKRVVIKPHVNIKFPWRLSIGDYCWIGEEVWIDNLDAVTIGPNSCVSQGAYLCTGSHDPRQRSFPLITRPIVIGNGAWIGAHAVVLGGVTVEDNAVVGAGAIVNKNVPGNHLVVGSPVRDLGDVRPAGP; encoded by the coding sequence GTGTCTGCGCCTCACCGCGACGCTCACCCGGAGAGTTTCCTCCGCCTCGGGACGTACGAGAAGGGGAGCTATACACCCGGCGCCGGGCTGCCGCGCCGAGTGCTGTGGTACTTGGTCAACGAGTTCATTTTTCACAGCGGCTATTTTCCATTGTCGTCGCTCAAGCGCGTGTTGCTGAGGCAGTTCGGCGCTTCCATCGGGAAGCGCGTCGTCATCAAGCCGCATGTGAACATCAAGTTTCCCTGGAGGCTGTCGATCGGGGACTATTGCTGGATTGGTGAAGAAGTGTGGATCGACAACCTCGACGCGGTGACGATCGGCCCGAACAGCTGCGTCTCTCAAGGGGCATATCTGTGCACCGGCAGTCACGATCCCCGGCAGCGATCCTTCCCGCTGATAACTCGACCAATCGTGATCGGGAATGGCGCCTGGATCGGCGCGCATGCGGTTGTCCTCGGGGGAGTGACCGTCGAAGACAACGCCGTCGTGGGGGCCGGGGCGATCGTGAACAAGAACGTGCCGGGAAATCACCTCGTCGTCGGGAGTCCGGTTCGCGACCTGGGCGACGTGAGGCCGGCGGGGCCGTGA
- a CDS encoding glycosyltransferase, whose product MSQKTLVYFAPVGEGGLSIYAAQQVAAIAACGVRVHVIGSKSVVRRLPSSPLIEVQELPESEPGKSRVSRGLAFVRQAVSQVKELVASVRRVNAPAVLISAYSEYFSPMWAGSLRRLHRQGTRFGVIVHDPQRDFVVGPRLWHEFSVSQAYSFIDVAFVHGEGPIDTGRPSRQLHRVTIRHGLLDTSDQLGKADRGKHRAEFGLPSEAPVLLSFGHIRDGKNLDLIIRALAQFPEAHLLVVGREQSGAQRPIAEYHALAEEVGVAGRCHWVHDFVPDEDVFSYFDASDIAMITYSREFCSASGVLSAAVRFERRVVASAGGGPLQPDVEEYHLGTFCEPDCEKALAVAIRSELENPSQPQWERYRRDHSWEANAQTCLAELGVV is encoded by the coding sequence ATGAGTCAGAAGACGCTCGTTTATTTCGCGCCCGTCGGTGAAGGTGGGCTGAGCATCTATGCGGCGCAGCAGGTGGCGGCGATTGCCGCGTGTGGCGTCCGCGTGCATGTGATCGGTTCGAAGTCCGTCGTCCGTCGACTTCCGAGTTCTCCGCTCATTGAGGTGCAGGAACTTCCCGAGTCGGAGCCAGGGAAGTCACGCGTTTCAAGGGGACTGGCGTTTGTCCGACAGGCGGTTAGCCAAGTGAAGGAACTGGTGGCGTCGGTCCGGCGAGTGAACGCGCCCGCTGTGCTGATCTCGGCCTATTCGGAGTACTTTTCGCCGATGTGGGCGGGGTCGCTGCGACGGCTTCATCGCCAGGGGACGCGGTTTGGCGTCATCGTCCACGATCCGCAGCGCGATTTCGTGGTGGGGCCGCGACTCTGGCACGAGTTCTCCGTGTCACAGGCCTATTCGTTCATCGACGTCGCGTTCGTACATGGCGAGGGGCCGATCGATACGGGGCGGCCGTCGCGGCAATTGCACCGGGTGACCATCCGGCACGGCCTGCTCGATACTTCTGATCAACTTGGAAAGGCCGATCGGGGAAAGCACCGGGCGGAATTCGGCTTGCCGTCCGAGGCGCCCGTGCTGTTGTCGTTCGGTCATATTCGCGACGGGAAGAATCTGGACCTGATCATTCGCGCGCTGGCGCAGTTCCCGGAAGCACATCTGCTTGTGGTGGGACGGGAGCAGTCGGGAGCACAGCGTCCCATTGCCGAGTATCACGCACTGGCCGAGGAAGTTGGCGTCGCCGGGCGATGCCATTGGGTGCATGATTTCGTGCCGGACGAAGACGTTTTCAGTTACTTCGATGCGTCCGACATCGCGATGATCACGTACAGCCGGGAGTTCTGCTCGGCGAGCGGCGTTCTCAGCGCGGCCGTGCGCTTTGAGCGACGGGTCGTCGCGTCGGCCGGCGGAGGTCCGCTGCAGCCCGACGTGGAGGAGTACCACCTCGGGACGTTCTGCGAGCCGGACTGCGAAAAGGCGCTGGCGGTCGCCATCCGTTCAGAACTCGAGAACCCGTCTCAGCCGCAGTGGGAGCGATATCGCCGCGACCATTCCTGGGAAGCGAACGCGCAGACGTGTCTGGCCGAGTTGGGGGTGGTGTAA
- a CDS encoding STELLO glycosyltransferase family protein produces MLYAVITTIQEPTDCVRKLAKRLPEAAGRLVVIGDKKGPKRFDGGSASEWPVDFLDLAAQQAGPFKLGNALPVGHYARKNIGYLQAIASGASCVYETDDDNAPLPSWQPRTEQLSDVVSVGEISPARWVNVYRYFSKENIWPRGLPLDEIRKGVPELIPVTSPVRAPIQQGLVDGSPDVDAIWRLVLDHAFEFDRGRSVHLPPGNWCPFNTQSTWWWPTAFPLLYIPSYCSFRMCDIWKSFVAQRCLWALKLGVVFHASEVFQDRNMHDLTRDFNDEVPGYQLNRRITDMLAELPLSDGVENVGKNMRSCYARLVEAEIFPEKELVLVDAWLDDLTGL; encoded by the coding sequence ATGCTATATGCAGTCATTACGACGATCCAGGAACCGACGGATTGCGTCCGGAAGCTCGCGAAGCGGCTGCCTGAGGCGGCTGGCCGTCTTGTTGTGATCGGCGACAAGAAGGGGCCGAAGCGCTTCGACGGAGGCTCGGCCTCGGAATGGCCAGTCGATTTTCTGGACCTCGCCGCTCAGCAGGCGGGCCCGTTCAAGTTGGGAAATGCCCTGCCTGTCGGTCACTACGCGCGAAAGAACATCGGGTATCTGCAGGCCATCGCTTCCGGGGCGAGCTGCGTTTACGAGACCGACGATGACAATGCGCCCCTTCCAAGCTGGCAGCCGCGAACGGAACAGCTCAGCGACGTCGTCAGCGTGGGAGAGATCTCTCCCGCACGCTGGGTGAACGTTTACCGGTATTTCTCGAAGGAAAATATCTGGCCACGGGGCCTGCCTCTCGATGAGATCCGGAAAGGCGTTCCGGAACTCATCCCCGTGACGTCCCCGGTGAGGGCGCCCATCCAGCAGGGACTGGTCGACGGCTCTCCGGACGTCGATGCGATCTGGCGGCTCGTGCTCGACCACGCATTCGAATTTGATCGTGGACGGAGCGTCCATCTGCCCCCTGGAAACTGGTGTCCGTTCAATACGCAGTCGACATGGTGGTGGCCGACGGCATTCCCACTCCTATATATCCCGAGCTACTGCTCGTTCCGGATGTGCGACATCTGGAAGAGCTTCGTCGCACAGCGATGCCTGTGGGCCTTGAAGCTGGGAGTCGTGTTTCACGCGTCCGAGGTGTTCCAGGACCGGAACATGCATGACCTGACTCGGGACTTCAATGACGAAGTCCCTGGCTACCAGCTGAACCGTCGCATCACCGACATGCTGGCCGAACTGCCGCTGTCGGATGGAGTGGAGAATGTGGGTAAGAACATGCGGAGCTGCTATGCACGGCTGGTCGAGGCGGAGATTTTCCCGGAGAAGGAACTCGTGCTCGTCGATGCCTGGCTGGACGACCTGACCGGTCTGTAA
- a CDS encoding glycosyltransferase — MSETGSAMIAVVTTVFNDRKGVAEFLQSMREQTLQPSEVIIVDGGSRDGTWELLSEASDAQGYGFQLKIHQETGCNVARGRDLAIEMAGCELIVSTDIGCEWDSEWIEELSAPLRNDAGCDLVIGSWGVKREGLEGPWAMTEWGLKGDQFLEATPDSYSSSRSIAYRRAAWESLGKYPQDLTLAADDAVFHYLIEQAEVPRSSAPTIRCYWHRHKRLKSFLREASRYGLGDGEAAIRMKDHSLIAGRLLLEVIGLVGGGLGALFLVGWPRAVCLVLLTVAVLSIVARIARLQKARGALKREGIDWPMFRLLAFVYGTKFNSSVGYLKGLLRGGTACRSCRQRLREMTPQLYSERRAAIVSGDRSPNSFATS; from the coding sequence ATGAGCGAGACTGGATCAGCGATGATTGCTGTTGTGACGACTGTCTTTAACGACCGCAAAGGGGTGGCGGAGTTCCTTCAATCGATGCGGGAACAAACTCTCCAGCCTTCGGAAGTCATCATTGTCGACGGTGGTTCACGCGACGGGACCTGGGAGCTACTTTCTGAAGCGTCCGACGCCCAGGGTTATGGATTTCAGCTGAAGATTCACCAAGAGACTGGCTGTAATGTTGCGCGAGGGCGTGACCTCGCGATCGAAATGGCCGGCTGCGAGTTGATCGTTTCGACGGATATCGGGTGCGAGTGGGACTCGGAGTGGATTGAAGAGCTGAGTGCTCCGCTGCGGAACGATGCCGGGTGCGACCTGGTGATCGGCAGCTGGGGGGTAAAACGTGAAGGGCTCGAAGGTCCGTGGGCGATGACTGAATGGGGGCTCAAGGGAGACCAATTCCTCGAGGCGACTCCCGATTCTTACAGCTCCTCACGCTCGATTGCCTATCGGCGGGCCGCGTGGGAATCGCTCGGAAAGTATCCGCAAGACCTGACACTGGCCGCTGACGATGCGGTGTTCCACTACCTGATCGAACAGGCGGAAGTCCCGCGCAGCAGTGCGCCGACCATTCGCTGCTACTGGCATCGTCACAAGCGTCTGAAGTCGTTTCTGCGAGAGGCGTCGCGATACGGTCTGGGCGATGGCGAGGCGGCGATCCGGATGAAGGATCACAGCCTGATCGCCGGACGGCTGTTGCTCGAGGTGATTGGTCTGGTCGGCGGGGGCCTGGGAGCGCTGTTCCTGGTCGGCTGGCCCCGAGCGGTTTGCCTGGTCCTGCTGACTGTCGCGGTGCTGAGCATCGTGGCACGGATCGCCCGCCTGCAGAAGGCAAGGGGAGCTCTCAAACGCGAGGGAATCGACTGGCCAATGTTCCGGCTCCTCGCCTTCGTCTATGGGACGAAGTTCAATTCGTCGGTTGGCTACCTGAAGGGCCTGCTGCGTGGCGGGACCGCGTGTCGATCGTGTCGGCAACGACTCCGGGAAATGACTCCACAACTTTACTCCGAACGCCGGGCAGCGATCGTCTCGGGCGACAGGTCGCCGAACTCGTTCGCGACATCGTGA
- a CDS encoding glycosyltransferase family 2 protein codes for MPLHNKGPYVAQTLRSLQAQTFTDWTAVVVENHSVDDGPKIVEQFGATDHRIRLLQAPAEVRGPAAARQLGLNESQSEFALFLDADDLLERDHLESLVALADSDRADIAVSNFLHVQADRAEPEKIQLEAGRVVDTSVCGTGGFGLNETSIAFAPWPPHCGLVRRAVLGEQIWPVELDRYAGEDTAFWFRVLRGRRIAFSKKCTAIYRAETVNARDCFRDLPKWSAAMEQVIASNLAHLEKSGLEPTAGQCEALCRLWESIGNRALDAGDRVQADAAFERAEVWLAKCVALNGGAGAGLAVRNFLGIRRVNRLKRLQGFVRAPLKFLGGRSRSGEGR; via the coding sequence ATGCCACTTCACAACAAGGGACCGTACGTTGCGCAGACGCTCCGTTCGCTGCAGGCGCAAACGTTCACGGACTGGACGGCAGTGGTTGTGGAGAACCATTCCGTCGACGATGGCCCGAAGATCGTGGAACAGTTCGGCGCGACAGATCATCGGATTCGACTCCTGCAGGCCCCCGCAGAGGTGCGCGGTCCGGCGGCGGCCCGACAGCTGGGACTCAACGAGTCGCAAAGCGAGTTCGCCCTGTTCCTGGATGCGGATGACCTCCTGGAACGAGACCACCTGGAGTCGCTCGTCGCACTTGCGGATTCGGATCGGGCCGACATCGCCGTCAGCAATTTCCTGCACGTGCAGGCCGACCGTGCTGAACCCGAGAAGATCCAACTCGAGGCAGGGCGCGTCGTCGATACGAGCGTGTGTGGGACTGGCGGGTTCGGGTTGAACGAAACGTCGATCGCGTTCGCCCCGTGGCCTCCTCACTGCGGGCTGGTCCGGAGAGCCGTGCTTGGAGAGCAGATCTGGCCTGTCGAACTGGACCGGTATGCGGGCGAGGACACGGCGTTCTGGTTTCGGGTGCTCCGCGGTCGAAGAATCGCGTTCTCCAAGAAATGCACGGCGATTTATCGGGCGGAAACGGTGAATGCCCGCGATTGCTTCCGTGACCTGCCCAAGTGGTCCGCGGCGATGGAGCAGGTGATTGCCAGCAATCTGGCGCATCTGGAGAAATCAGGACTGGAGCCGACGGCCGGGCAGTGTGAAGCGCTCTGCCGGCTGTGGGAATCGATCGGCAACCGGGCTCTCGACGCGGGGGATCGCGTTCAGGCGGACGCAGCGTTCGAGCGAGCGGAAGTGTGGCTGGCGAAATGCGTCGCGCTGAACGGTGGAGCTGGCGCCGGCCTGGCGGTTCGAAACTTTCTTGGGATTCGGCGCGTCAACCGGTTGAAGCGACTCCAGGGGTTTGTGCGGGCGCCGTTGAAGTTCCTGGGTGGCCGCAGCCGGTCTGGAGAGGGGCGATGA